In the Clostridium beijerinckii genome, one interval contains:
- a CDS encoding carbohydrate ABC transporter permease: protein MKKVILKDKQKNIILCCVSICIACIMLFPIYWIIVSSFKTNAEIFASPPTFIPKDFTLSSYTDQFTGKSSIIVTLGNSCKVAFASMILACVLAIPAAYGLARFRMRGKKVFILIFLVTQMLPVALLLTPMFLVYKNLHLLDTLWAPILSDATISVPFVVLILRTYFLALPKELEDSAKIDGCNTFTAFTKIMLPISYPGLIMTGAFSFLYAWGDLAYSLTFLTSPEKRTMTASIYNFMGKYGIQWNSIMAYGVLLVLTVVLIFIFLQKYIIGGLTNGAVKG, encoded by the coding sequence AAGGTTATTCTTAAGGATAAACAAAAAAATATAATATTATGCTGTGTATCAATTTGCATAGCTTGTATTATGCTTTTTCCAATATATTGGATTATAGTAAGTTCATTTAAAACCAATGCTGAAATCTTTGCATCACCTCCAACTTTTATACCTAAAGATTTTACATTAAGTAGTTATACAGACCAATTTACAGGAAAGAGCAGCATAATAGTAACACTAGGTAATAGCTGCAAGGTTGCATTCGCTTCAATGATCTTAGCATGTGTATTGGCTATTCCAGCTGCATATGGCTTGGCAAGATTTAGGATGAGAGGGAAAAAGGTATTTATATTGATCTTCTTAGTAACCCAGATGCTCCCAGTAGCACTATTACTTACACCAATGTTTTTAGTTTATAAAAATTTACATCTATTAGATACTCTTTGGGCTCCAATTTTATCAGATGCAACAATATCTGTTCCTTTTGTAGTTCTTATTCTTAGAACTTATTTTCTTGCTTTACCAAAAGAACTTGAAGATTCAGCAAAGATTGATGGATGCAATACATTTACGGCATTTACAAAAATAATGCTTCCAATATCTTATCCAGGGCTTATAATGACAGGAGCATTTTCCTTCTTATATGCTTGGGGAGATTTAGCTTATTCACTAACATTTTTAACCAGCCCTGAAAAGAGAACTATGACAGCTAGTATATATAATTTCATGGGCAAGTATGGAATACAGTGGAATTCCATAATGGCTTATGGAGTGCTTTTGGTTTTGACTGTTGTTTTAATATTTATATTCCTTCAAAAATATATAATTGGAGGATTGACAAATGGTGCTGTTAAAGGCTAA